Proteins from a single region of Metallibacterium scheffleri:
- a CDS encoding type II secretion system protein GspK — protein sequence MRNTGFALLMVLGALVVLTLLAGATATTVARLREAAIHQRAQLLGTIDAYSTQQTVLFMLATQRMTFGGLTVNNAMVLNAQDQAMQGKPGLPEFSFALVGNELRMDGALYRGVGQADFALQDDRGRLSPNWAVPGMMQGLMRELKVPLDDRGKLTDRLRDYQDSDDLPLLNGAEAPEYAARKLPPPPDRPLLTPYELLRVMSWGKYLAPWSDSAITRNLTAARNVSININTASLQVLEAVPGVTPEQARRVLAMRALAPLNSFPEAQALLPSIPPDSGLLSLYPGNSGTLEIWPGEGSAGWLIHYTLTPFENDGSPWRIDYALRLARPLQATVAVARARGAALLAGPLFPQPAGTDSTAPGARGN from the coding sequence ATGCGCAACACCGGATTCGCGCTGCTGATGGTGCTGGGCGCCCTCGTGGTGCTGACTTTGCTGGCCGGCGCCACCGCGACCACCGTGGCGCGCCTGCGCGAGGCCGCCATCCACCAGCGGGCGCAACTGCTGGGCACGATCGATGCTTACTCGACCCAACAGACCGTGCTGTTCATGCTGGCCACGCAACGCATGACCTTTGGCGGCCTGACGGTGAACAACGCCATGGTGCTCAATGCGCAAGACCAGGCCATGCAAGGCAAGCCGGGACTGCCGGAGTTCTCGTTCGCTCTGGTGGGCAACGAATTGCGCATGGATGGCGCGTTGTATCGCGGCGTGGGCCAGGCGGATTTTGCGTTGCAGGATGACCGCGGCAGGCTTTCGCCCAACTGGGCGGTTCCCGGGATGATGCAGGGACTGATGCGCGAATTGAAGGTGCCTCTGGATGATCGCGGCAAGCTGACGGATCGCTTGCGCGATTATCAGGACAGCGATGATCTGCCGCTGCTCAATGGTGCCGAGGCACCTGAATATGCCGCGCGCAAGCTGCCGCCACCGCCTGACCGCCCGTTGTTGACACCTTATGAATTGCTGCGCGTGATGAGTTGGGGGAAATACCTCGCGCCATGGAGCGACAGCGCGATCACGCGCAATCTGACCGCGGCGCGCAATGTCTCGATCAACATCAACACGGCCAGTCTGCAAGTACTCGAGGCCGTGCCCGGGGTGACCCCTGAGCAGGCCAGACGCGTACTGGCGATGCGCGCTCTGGCACCACTGAACAGCTTCCCGGAAGCACAGGCGCTACTGCCCTCGATCCCGCCGGACTCGGGCTTGCTGTCCCTGTATCCGGGCAATTCGGGTACGCTTGAGATCTGGCCGGGGGAAGGTTCTGCCGGTTGGCTGATCCACTACACATTGACCCCTTTCGAAAATGACGGCAGCCCCTGGCGCATCGACTACGCCCTCCGCTTGGCCCGCCCGCTACAAGCAACTGTCGCGGTGGCTCGAGCCCGTGGTGCGGCGCTTCTTGCCGGCCCGTTATTTCCGCAGCCAGCGGGAACTGATTCCACTGCGCCCGGGGCGCGGGGGAACTGA